One Vicinamibacterales bacterium genomic window, GCGTTTCCCCGAATCGCGGTCTGTAATGTCTACAAAGATGCTTTGCGTCTCTGTATCCAACCGCGGCCGCGACCTCCTTTACACTCAGTTGGCTTCTGATGAGCAGGCGCCTGGCTGCCCTCGTGCGGAGGGCGTGCAGCCTTCGCCCAAAACCCATTCCGTCGAAAGCCATCAGAGTTCGCGATAAGTGGTATGGAGACAGGCCGAATCGCTTCGCTATGACGGTGAGTGACAGGCCAGGATCAGAGAAGCGTGATTCAATTTCGAGCAACACTGCAGAGACCTTTTGCATCTGCATATTCCATATATCCCTAATCGGCCCGGCTTCGCCGTTCGTCAAATCGAATGGTCAACTAGAGTTGGTGGTCACTCGAATAGACGGCCAACCGCCTGGTTTTTCTCATTCTGCGCACATTCCATTCGGATCTTCATCCGCGCCACAGCCGATTCCACGGCACCCTGTGGTGGAGGCTTCAATTGTCGGCTGGTCTAATGACAAGTGGCGACCAAGAGGCGGCTCTCACCCAACGGTCTGTGTCTTGAACAATCGTTTGATATCATAAGGAATCGATGACCTCACCGCCGGAACCGGCTGGGGAAGTATTTATTCTTGGGGCCGCCCGAACACCCATCGGGCGATACGGCGGGGCCTTCCGGGATGTCCACGCGGCGGAGCTCGGCGCCGTGGCCTCGCGCGTTGCGATCGCGCGCGCGGGCATTCAGGCTGACGATGTCCAGGAAGTCCTAATGGGGCACGGCCGCCCCGCGGGTGTCGGCCCCAACGCGGCTCGCCAGGTCGGGCACCGCACCGGTGTGCCGCACACGGCGCCGGCCTACACCATCAACAAGGCGTGCGCGGGCGGCATGCAGGCGGTGGCGTCGGGCGCGCAGAGCATCCTGCTCGGCGAATCGGAGGTGGTCCTGGCCGGCGGCATCGAGAACATGAGCCGCACGCCGTACCTGATCGACGCGGCGGACGCGCGCTGGGGCCACAAGATGGGCAACTTCCAGTTCGTCGACGCCATGTATCGCGACGGCTTCCAGGATCCGCTGTCGGGCCTCATCATGGGCGAGACCGCGGAAGTGCTGGCGCGCCAATACGGCATCACGCGCCAGGAGTCGGACGCATTTGCGCTGGAGAGCCAGCGCAAGGCGGAAGCGGCGCAAAGGGCCGGTCACTTCACGCGCGAGATCGCGCCGGTAACTGTGCCTTCGGCCAAGGGTCCGGCTGAAGCCGGACTCCACATCGATACCGACGAGCATCCCCGGCACGGCTCGACCATCGAGGCGTTACGCAAGTTACCGCTGACGTTTCCGACGGTGGAAGGCCACGACGGCATCATCACCGCGGGAACGGCGTCGGGCATCACCGACGGCGCCGCCGCGCTCGTACTGTCGTCGGCCGCCTTCGCGGAGTCGCGCGGCCTCACCCCGCTCGCGCGCATTGTCGGGTGGGCGAGTGCCGGCGTGGATCCGCGCATCATGGGCATTGGCCCGGTGCCGGCGATTGCGAAGCTGCGACAGCGCACCGGCCTCGGCATCGATGATTTCGATCTCGTTGAGATCAACGAGGCGTTCGCCGCGCAGGTCCTGGCGGTGCTGAAAGACGTGCCGATTCCGGCGGAGAAGCTGAACGTGAACGGCGGCGCGATTGCACTCGGCCATCCCATCGGCTGCACCGGCGCCCGGATCATCGTCACCCTGCTCCACGAGCTGATGCGCCGGGGACAGAAACGCGGCCTCGCCACGCTGTGCGTCAGCGGTGGTATGGGCATGGCGATCGCGATCGAGATTGCGTGACGAGAATGCCACAGAGACACCGAGACACAGAGAAGACAACGTTTTTCAAAATGCATTTAGAAAAGAGATTTCTCTGTGCCGCGGTGTCTCTGTGGCCGTCTAATGGAGTCATCTCGTGAGAATTGCAGTCATCCCCGGCGACGGCATCGGCAGGGACGTCACCGCCGAAGCGGTGAAGGTGTTGCAGGCCACCGGCCACGCGTTCGGGCGGCGGTTCGATCTCGTGCACCTGCCGTGGAGCGCGGATCACTACCTGAAGACGGGCGAGACGCTGCCGGCCAACGGCTACCAGATGCTCCGCGACGACTTTCAGGCGATCTTGGTCGGCGCGCTCGGTGATCCGCGCGTGCCCAACAACCAGCACGCGCGCGACATCCTGCTCGGCACCCGGTTCGAGCTCGACCTCTACGTGAACTACCGCCCGGTGCGGCTGCTCGACGATCGCCTCTGCCCGCTGAAGGATCGCGGGCGCAAGGACATCAACTTCGTCGTCTTCCGCGAGAACACCGAAGGCGTCTACGTCAGCATCGGCGGACGCTTCAAGGCCGGCACGCCGGATGAAGTGGCGATCCAGGAAGAGATCAACACCTACAAGGGCGTGCACCGCATCATCCGCCACGCGTTCGAGTACGCGAAGGCGAACGGCCTCACCAAGGTGTGCATGGCCGACAAGAGCAACGCCATGCAGCAGGGCCACGCCTTGTGGCAGCGGGTGTTCAAGGAAGTGGCGGCGGAATATCCGGGCATCACCGCCACGCACCAGTACATCGACGCGCTGGCGATGTTCCTCGTCAAGGATCCCGGCCAGTACCAGGTGATCGTCACCAACAACCTGTTCGGCGACATCGTCACTGACATCGGCGGCGCGTTGCAGGGCGGGCTCGGGATGGCGGCGTCGGGCAACATCCACCCCGGCAAGACCTCGTTGTTCGAGCCGGTGCACGGGTCCGCGCCCCCGCTGGCCGGGAAGAACGTGGCCAACCCGGTGGGCGCCATCCTGTCGTCGGCGCTCATGCTCGAGACGTTGGGAGCGGCGGAGGAAGCGAAGGCCATCGAACGCGCCGTGGAAGCGGCGATCGCGCAGAACCAAACCACCTCAGACATCGGCGGCCCGCTCGGCACGCGCGAAGTCGGCGACTGGATCGCCGCGAGAATTGCCAAGTGAGAGAGCAACCGCCAATTCCCAGGAGGGCGGCACTTTAGTGCCGCCGATAAATATGGCCAAACCAGTTTTCATCATCGGCGGCGCCCGCACGCCCATGACGCAGCATGTCGGCGCGCTCAAAGATCTGTCGGCCATCGAACTCGGCGCCATCGCGTCGAAGGGCGCGTTCGAACGCACCGGGACCAGGCCGGAGTGGGTTGACCACGTCGTCTTCGGCAACGTCCAGCAGAGCAGCGTGGACGCGCACTACGGCGCCCGCCACGTCGGCCTGAAGGCAGGCGTGCCCATCGAGGTGCCGGCACTGACCGTGAACCGCCTGTGCGGCTCCGGCATCCAGGCGGTGTTGAGCGGCGCCCAGTGCATTCAACTGGATGAGGCCGGCATCGTGCTGGCCGGCGGCATGGAGAGCATGAGCCAGGTGCCGCACGTCATCCGCGGCGCGCGCTCGGGCTTCAAGCTCGGTCAGGGCAAGCTCGAAGACTGGCTGTGGGAAGGCCTGAGCGATCCGTACGCCGGCTGCTCGATGGCGGTCACCGCCGAGAACTGCGCCGCCAAGTACGGCATCACCCGCGAAGACTCCGACGCCTACGCCCTGCGCAGCCAGCAGCTCGCGCACAAGGCGTGGTCCTCGGGGATCATGAAGGACGAAGTGGTGCCGGTCGAGATCAAGACCCGCAAGGGCGTGACCCTGGTCGAACAGGATGACCACATGCGTCCCGAGACGACCATCGAGATCCTGGCGAAGCTGCCGGCGGCGTTCAAGAAAGACGGCGTCGTCACCGCCGGTAACGCCAGCGGCATCGTCGATGGCGCGGCGGCGCTGGTGATCGCCGGCGAAGACGCGGTCAAGGCGCGCGGCCTGACGCCGCTCGGCCGCATCGTGTCGTGGGCCACCGTCGGCGTCGAACCGACCATGATGGGCATGGGCCCGGCGCCCGCCATCCGCAAGGCGCTTGAGAAAGCGGGGCTCTCGCTCGGCGACCTGGATCTGATCGAAATCAACGAAGCCTTCGCGGCGCAGTACCTCGCGTGCGAGAAGGAGCTCGGCCTCGATCGCGACAAGGTGAACGTGAACGGCGGCGCCATTGCGATTGGCCACCCGCTCGGCGCCAGCGGCGCGCGCCTGCTGCTGACGCTGCTGCACGAGCTGCGCCGGCGCGGCAAGAAATACGGGGTGGCGTCGGCCTGCATTGGCGGCGGCCAGGGCATTGCGATGATCGTGGAGGCACTCTAATGGCCATCAAGACAGTGGGTGTGTTGGGTTGCGGGTTGATGGGCGCGGGCATCGCGCAGATCTCGGCGGCCGCCGGGTTCAAGACCTTCGTGCTCGAGGTCAACGACGACGTCCTCAAGAAGGGGCTCGGCCGCATCGACAAGTTCCTGACCGGCGGTATCGAAAAGGGCAAGGTGACGCCGGAGCAGAAGGCGACCGTGCTCGCCAACCTGACGGGGACGACCAAGTACGCGGACCTGAAGGATTGCGACCTCGTGATCGAGGCGATCATCGAGAACGTCGAAATCAAGAAGCAGGCCTACGCGCAGGTCGAGGCCGTGGTCGGCCGACACTGCCTGATCGCGTCGAACACCTCGTCGCTGTGCATCACCGAACTCGCCGCCGCCACCAAGCGGCCCGACCGGGTGGGCGGCCTGCACTTCTTCAATCCCGTGCCGCTGATGAAGCTGGTCGAGGTGATCCGCGCGCTGACCACCAGCCAGGAGACGCACGAGGCGCTGTCTGCGTTCGCGAAGGCCATCGGCAAGGAGCCGATCTCGGCGCCCGACCGCGGCGGCTTCATCGTTAACCGGCTGCTGGTGCCGTATCTGCTCGATGCGATCCGCTGTCTCGAAGACGGCATCGGCACCGTCGAAGACATCGATAACGGCATGAAGCTCGGCTGCGGCTATCCCATGGGCCCGTTCACGCTGCTCGACTTCGTCGGCCTCGACACGACGTATTACATCGCCAACATCATGTTCGAGGAGTTCCGCGAGACGCGATTCGCGCCGCCGCCGCTGCTGAAGCGGATGGTGATCGCCGGGCACCTCGGCAAGAAGTGCGGCAAGGGCTTCTACGATTATTCCGCGAAGTAAAGACATTAGCCATAGAGGACACAGAGGACTCAGAGACCGGTTGTCTCTCTGTTCTCTGTGGCTGACGTTTCCCCTCGGCGCTGAAACCGGCGCACTGGCGCGGCTGCGCCACGGATTCGATCTCGAGTCTACGCCTCTGAAGTCGCGAGACGAACTGCATGAGCGATAAGTAATTCGCTGGCCTACTTGGCCCCCACGCCCTTGAAGAACGCGTAGCAGAACACACCGTCCGGGGCCGCGGTGCGATAGAGGTCTCGAATCCCCGCGTCGAACCGCTCCGCTGAGATCAGTCCCGCGGCAATTGCTGCCTCACGAACGCCCTCGATCATGGCCGTGAACGTCTTGCGCGTGAAGCCGTCGATCAGGTCGGGACGGCTGCCGTCGACGTACACCGGCCGTGGCGTGACGCGAATGTTGTTCAAGCCCGCCGCGGTCAGCAGGGGATAGAGCTGCCGGCCGATCAGGCTGTTGCCGCCGGCCCGGGCCTGCAGCGTCACCAGGCAGTCGATTGCCTCGCGAGCGGCGGCGCTGTCGGGATGGAAATAAGCCGAGTCGTGATCGCCCTCTATCACTGTCATGGTACCGCCCGGCTTCAACAGCTTCTTCAGAGCCCGCAACGCCTCGACGGGTTGCGAAAGATGCTCGAGGACAAAGCAGACGAACACGTGATCGAACGACACCTCTGGATAGGGCAGCGCGAAGAGGTCGCCCTGCTGAAACTCGACGTTGGTGAGGCCGGCACCGTCAATCAGGCGGCGGGCCGCAGCCAGCGACTCCGCGGAGCGGTCGACCGAGATGAATTGCGCATCCGGGCTCCGCTGCGCCAGCGTGATCGTCTGCGCGCCGACGCCACATCCGGCTTCGAGGACGAGACTGCCGGCCGGATAGGACGTATCGCAATGCAGGAGATCCACCAGCGAGCCGGCCTGGTCGCGCAGCCGCTTGTTCTCGCGCTCGTGATACCCGTGAACGTAGGCTTGGTTCATCGCCCGCCTATGCGCGCAGGCTCTGCCAGCGCTCGCGCATTTCCGACGGCAGTTCGGCGAGATCGGCCGTGACGTCGCTGGCCAATTGCACTCTCTCCGGCTGCCGCAGCAGTTCCCGCACGTCCCACAGATCCTGTGGTCCACCCGCATAAAGCTTGAGCAGGACCAGGTCGCGAGCCAATACGACGGGTGGCCCGCCGGCGACCAGTTCCGCGCGTTCAACCGCACGCTGCTGCCAGGCCAGCTTTCCGAGAATCACGTCAACCGGCCGCTCGTCTGCCGTCTCGACCCGGACGACGCCGCCCAGCGGATCGTCCGCATCGCCGCGCCGGATGTCGATGCGAAGGCCATCGGACGACAGCGATTGCCAGAGGCCCGGCTCCAGGACCTGCCCGTCGGTGGTCAACAGATCGATATCGTAAGTGGATCGCGCCACACCCCGGGCGGCGAGCGCGGAAGCCCCGATCAGCGCATGGGCAATGCCGGAGTCGTTGAGCACGCCGCACACACGCTCGAACACGGTCATCGCAAGGGGTCAGCCGATCGGCTGTAGCTGGCGCGGTCGCGTGACCGCTGCGCCCGAAGCTGCGCCAGCGCCGTGGCGCGATCGAGCCCGCTGGTCCGCACATACACATCGAGGTCCGCATCACCCAGCGATAACGCCAGGGCAATCCGCGCCTGAAGCGGCAACTGCAGGACCGCGGCTGTCGTCTGCGCGCGCAGGTCGTCAGCGACCGATTTCATGGCCTCAGTATCGCACGGGCGCCCAGGCCATCGGCCGTCGCATTCGCGCTGAGGCCGATGGTCATGGGCCTCTGCGCGAGAGTCGCTGCAGAATCTGCTTCGCCTGCTCTTTGAACCGCCGGTCCTCGGGAATCCAGTCCGGGTCGGGTGGCGCATCGATCGCCGCCTGATACTCCTTGCGCGCCTCGTCTGTCCGCCCCATATCCGCCAGCGTGTCGGCCAGGAAGATGTGCGAGATGACACTCCGCGGGTTGTAGGTGAGTGCCTTCCGCAGGTGCTCCTCGGACTTCCGGTTGCTGCCGCCGAAGAGGCCCGGCACCTTGAAGTACCAGCGGCCAATGGCGCGGTCCGCTGACCCTTGCAGGAACGCCGGGTCGAGCTTCAGCGACTTCTCGAGTGCATTGCGGATCTGGCTGCGGTATTTGATCCCCTGCCGCAGGCCGAACGACTCGGCGAGCGCGCCCATGTTCGCCGCCAGCCAGAAGTGGCCTTCCGGCCGGTTGGCGTCGATCGCAATCGCCGCGCGCGCGGCCGCGATGCCGGCCTCGAGCGCGCCCTTGCGTTGCGGCTCGGGTAACCCGTTGGTCCCCAGCCAATAGCGTGCCTGCGCCAGCCGATACGCCGAGGTGAAATCCTGCGGATTCGCTGTCAGCCGAGCCGTCCAGATGTCGGTGGCCTTCCGGGCGCCGGCCTGGTTCTCCCGGTCCTTGTAGAGGGCGTCGGGATCGTCGGCGGGAATCTGGACGGCAGGTGCATCGAGTGCGGCACCTGACGCACCCGCGACTAGATACAATACGCAGATGCAGGATCTCATCCACCGCTTGCTGATCGAACTGGGCGAAGACCCCGATCGCGAAGGGTTGGCCAAGACGCCGCGGCGAGTGGACAAGGCGTTGAGGTTTCTCACGAGCGGGTATCAGGCTGACATCGATGACACGCTGAACGGCGCGTTGTTCAGCGTGGATTATAGCGAGATGGTGATCGTCCGCGACATCGACTTCTACAGCCTGTGCGAGCATCACCTGCTGCCGTTTTTCGGCAAGTGCCACGTCGCCTACATCCCGAACAAGCGGGTGATTGGCCTCAGCAAGATCCCGCGGCTGGTGGACATCTTCGCGCGGCGGCTCCAGCTGCAGGAGCGGATGACCAACCAGATCGCCGAGACCATCACCGAGAAGATCAAGCCGCTCGGCGTGGCGGTGGTGTGCGAGGGCACGCACCTGTGCATGTCGATGCGCGGCGTCGAGAAGCAGAACTCCTACACCATCACCAGCGCCATGCTGGGCGCGTTCCGCGATCAGTCACGGACACGGATGGAATTCCTGGAACTGCTGAAGCTCAGGAGTGGGAGCGTCTCGGTGACGGGGATGCCGATCCCGGACCATACGCACGATCACGACGAGTAGAAAGAGAAACCGGAGATCAGAAGATCAGAAGAAACGAATTGTTCTCCTGATCTCGTGATCTCCGGTTAGAACTCCTGGCCTGCTAGAAGCGCAGCGCCGCGTTGAAGCGGATGTTCCGCGGGGCGTAGACCTGCGCCGGGGATCCGAACTGCGGCACGGTGTTGATCGCGCCGGCCGGGTCGCCGTTCTGCCGCAGGTTGATGGTGCCGCTCAGCGTCCGCGCATCCCAGGGCGTGTTGGTGTTGGTGACGTTGTTGAAGTCCACCGACACCTCGAACGAGCGGTCGCCGAAGCGGGCGGTCTTGAAGACGCGCAGGTCGGCGGCCGTCCGGCGTTCGAGCCGGTAGGAGCCCAGCGGCTCGACGTTGAGGGTCGAGTTGCCGCCCACCGTCTGCGCCGTGGTGAACTGCCGCGTAATCGCCGCGCCGCTCTGCATGTTGAGGTTGCCGGCGACGCCGATCTCGTAGAACGGCAGCACGTAGGTGCCGGTCACCTTGAACTGGTGCGGCCGGTCGCCAATCTGACCGGTCACCGGTCCCTCGGCGTTGATCAACGCGTTGGGATTGACGTTGACGCTCACGCCCTTCACCCGGGTCTCCGAGTAGGTGTAGCCCATCAGCATCTGCCAGCGGTTCGACATCCGCTTGGTGGCGGTGATCTCGAGGCCGTTGTAGGTCTGGCGGAAGGCGCGGTCGTTGGTGAAGAACGTCTGGTTCACCGCGGTCGAGGTGCGGTTGTAGAACTGGAACGTCGAGTCGTCTGCCGTCCCGGCCCTGCCGTCACGCCCGGTGTCCGTGCGCGTCGTCAGGAACGTGTCGTACGGGTTGGCGGGGTTCGAGGTGGCCTGCGGGTCGCGCTCGCTACGGTGGGTGAGCACCGCGCTCAGGCGCAAGGCAGGGAAGAGCTCGTGGTCGATGCCGCCGGTGAACTCGTCAGTGTAGGGACGCCGGTAGTCGGGATCGACGGAGATCGTCGTCGTGTCCACCCGCGAAATCACGGGCGTGCCCACCTGCTCGCCGGGTTGGAAGTGGCGATCGCCATTGAGGTCGCTCCAGCTGTACTGCTCCTGGTAATTGGCGTTGGGGTTGACGCCGTCGAGGATGCCGCCGCCGGAGGCGATCACGTAGTAGTAGCGGCCGGCCGCGGCCTTGAGCGCGGTCTTGCCGGTGCCGGTGACGTCGAAGGCGGCACTGATGCGCGGACCCGCGGTGGTCCAGTTGACGACGTCCGGCTTCTCAGCGAATTCCCGCACCAGGTTGGGAAAGAACCGGCTGGCCGGGCTGCCCTGTTCCGGCAGGTAGCCGTTCAGCCGCTCCCAGCGCACGCCGCCGGTCACCGTCAGGCGCTTGTAGGCCATGCTGTCCTGCGCGTAGAGCGCCGTCACGTCCACGGCGGTCTTGGTATAGAACGGCGTCGCGTAGAGCGTGACGTTCTGGGCGAGTCCGGTGGCGCTGCTGTAGGTCATGTCGACGTCGTCGAAGCGGCTGGTGCGGTTCTCGACCGGCGAATGGGCGTGATCGAATCCGAACTTCAGCTCGTGCCGTCCGCCGAGCAGCTCGTCGATGTAGTACTGACCCGTCGCGTTCGCCTGGTAGCGGTCCCGCCAGCGCTCGGTGCCGGCGGTGAAGTTCCGCGTGCGGATGCCGGTGGCCGAGTCGAGCAGCGTCTGGTCGTTGCCGTTCAGGTAGGTCGGGAAGAAGATCTTGTTGAGGCCGACCCGCGCGTCCAGGAAGAACTTCTGCGTCACCACCGAGTTCCACAGCACCTGGTAGATGTCGAAGACGTCGTCTTCGTTGCTCGTGGAGTCCTTGACGAGGGTGTTGGAGCCGGCCAGGAAGCGGTTTGGCTTCTTGTAGTACTGGCGCGAGTACAGGCCGGTCAGCCGGTTCTTGTCGTTCAGCTGATAGTTGAAGTTGACCAGGCCTGACGTGATGTCGGTCTTGTCGAGCACCAGCGTCGAGAAGGCCGCCGGCACGTTGACGTGCACGCGCCAGTCGCGGAACGAGGCGAACATGCGCAGCTTGCGGGCGATGAGCGGGCCGCCGCCGCTGACGTTGATGTCGGAGACGAAATCGACCGCGTTGGTTTCCGGACGGAAGCCGTAGCGCAGCAGGTTGTCGTCGATGTTCTGCGTCTGGGTGGAATCGCCGAGCCACGCGCCGGTCACGCGGCCGCGCCACTGCTCGCCGCCGCTCTTGGTCACCATGTTCAGGAACACGCCGCTGGTCGGCACGGTGATGTCATGCGCGCCGGTCGAGACCTGGATGTCGTCGAACGCATCGAAGTCGTAGTAGAAGCCGGCCGCGCCAATCGCCGCGGGGTCGCCGACGTTGATGCCGTTGAGATAGCTGGAGTTCTGCGCGCTGGTGGTGCCGCGCGCGTTGAACACGCCCTGCAGCCCGCCTGAGGTGCCGCCGACGTCGGGCCGCGTGATCAGCAGGCTGGGGACCTTGTATTCCACCAACGACCAGATGTCGCGGCCGCCGGGCGTGCCCTGGAGCAGCTGCTCGCTCAGGTTGACGCTGGTGTTGGCGCTGGTCGTGTCAACGACCGGCGAGGCGCCGGTGACGGTCACCGTTTCGGCCACCGTCGCCACGCTCAGTGACAGGTCGAGCGGCACCGTGGCGCCGACCTGCACCGACACGTTTTCGCGAATCATGGTGCGGAACCCCTGCAACTCGACCTTCACCGAGTAGATGCCAGGCGAGAGGGACGGGAAGCGGTTCACACCGCCGTTGTCCGTCACGCCGCTCATGGTGCCAGCCACCAGCACGGGGCTGGTCAGCGTCACCGCGACGCCGGGAACGGCGGCGCCCTGCTCATCGGTCACTCGAACCAGGATCGATCCCGTCTGGACTTGGGCGGCAACAGGAAAAGCCACCACAGTCATCAGACTGATAGTCGCCAGAAATACTCGCATTCGATTCATGACATTGCCTCCGGAAAACCGTTCGCGCTCTACGAGAAGTTGAAGTGGCGCATGCTTACAAATGGGACACGCATCAAGGATGGGCTGACAAGGAGCGACAACGGGGAGCCTGATGCGACAAACCGCCTGGCCGACGCGCAGGCTAACTAGTCAGTAAGCAAAGCTACTGCCGAACCGACGCTATAATTGCGTTCATGCGCGTGATGCTGGCTCTTCTGTGTGCAAGCCTCATGATTTCTCCCGTGGTTGACGCGCAGACTCGGAAGTCCACACCCAAGAAAGTCCCCACCAAGACCACGAAGAAGGCGGCACCCGCGCCGGTGGTGTCGCGCATCCAGGCGGAGTGGCAGTGCCCGTCGGAGTTAGGCCAGGGCGTGGCGACCGGACGACGGTACTGCGATGTGCTGACGGCCCGGGACCCCAAGGAGGGCATTCTCATCACCATCCCGCCGCATCGCGGCCCGGTGACGATGATGTTCGAGCTGCATAACCGGCATACTTATTCGGCCGAGCTCATCAAGCAGAAGCAGGCCTACCGGAAGTACACCGCCACCATCGGCGTCCTGTCGATGGACAACACCCTGATCGATCGCGCGGTCGTGCAGAGCGAGTTCCGCACCGAGAAGGACCTGTTCGATCGCATCAGCGGCGGGGCCGGCCCCGGCGGCGTGAAGGCGGTGGCCCCGGCCGGCGACGAGTTCATCACCATCGAGCTGCCCGAGACCGTCCAGGAGCAGGTGTCGGTGCTCGGCGAGAAACTGACGGTGGTCCGGCCCGACGGCACCGACAACTTCTCGGCCACCGGCCGACCCATTGCGACCATCAGTAACGTGATGCTGCAATTCCGGCCGGGCCCCGCGCCGAAAAAAATACCGGTCAAGAAACGATAGAGCGGTAACAGGCCAGCATCGCGTCGGCCGATCGATCGATGTCGGCCTCCGTGGTGGACCAGTTCGATACGGCGATGCGCATCGCCTGCCGGCCCTGCCAGAACGCGCCGCCGGCCCAACATGTGCCCTCGGCCTGGATGCGCGCGATCACGTCGCGCGTGGTGTCGTCCGCGCCCGCGCCATTGCCCGCAAACCGCACCAGCACCTGGTTGAGCACGACCTCGTTGAGAATGGTGACGCCGGGCGCGGCCGACAAGCGCGCCGCCATCCGCCGCGCCAGCGCGCAGTTCCGGCGCACGAGCGCGACAATGCCGTCTTGGCCGAGGGCGCGGAACAGCGCGTAGAGCGGAATCACGCGCGAGCGTCGAGACGACTCGGGCACCCAGTCCATCCCGATGCGCTCTTCGTCGGTGCCGCGCTGCAGGTACGACGCCTTCATGCTCATGGCCGCGCGATGCGGCGCGGCGTCGGCCACGATGGCAAGCCCGGAGTCGTATGGCACGTTCAACCACTTGTGCGCGTCGGTGGCCCACGAGTCGGCGGTCGCGATCCCGTCAACTTGCGCTCGCAGTTCCGGAACCGCGGCGGCCCACAGCCCAAACGCCCCGTCCACGTGCACCCACGCGCCGCGCCCGTGCGCCGCGGTCACGATCTCGGCGATGGGATCGCTGGCGCCGGTGCTGACGTTGCCCGCCTGCGCGCACACGATCGCGGGGCCGGTCACGTCGGCGAGCTGCTGGCGCAGCGCGTCGGCGCGCATGCGGCCCTGGCCATCCACGGGCACCGACTCCAGTTCGTCGCTGCCGAAACCCAGGTAGCGCAGCGCCCCGACCGCCGACACGTGCACCTCGCCGCCCACGAACACGCGCACCCGCGGAGCGCGCTGCAGGCCTTGCGTTTCCACGTTCCAGCCCGCCCGGCGCAGCACTTCATGACGTGCGGCGGCGAGGCACGTGAAGTTCGCCATGTGGCAGCCGGATACGAACCCGACGCTGGCGGTGGACGGCAGGCGGAGCAGCTCGAGGACCCATCCCGCCACGATGTCTTCCATCACCGCGGCCGCGGGCGAGAGGACGTAGAGACAGGCGTTCTGATCCCACGTGCTCGCGAGCCAATCCGCGGCCACCGTCACGGGCACCGCGCCGCCGGTGACGAAACCGAAGTAGCGAGGTCCGATGGTGGCGACCAGGCCGGGATCGGCATTCGCGGCCAGCTGGTCGATCACGGTGACCGGCTCGGTAGGACTGGTGGGCAGCGGACCACCGAGCGCACGAAACAACTGTTCGCGGGTGGCTTGCGCGCCGACATGGCGTTCCGGCGCTTCAGCGAGGTAACGCGAGGCGTGACGGAGGGCGGTGGCGAGCAGGTCTGCGCTGGTCATGAAGTTCGGAGTCCCGTCAATGGAATGTCACGTTCGGCCGCCCAGTGTTCCCACTCGGCAGCCGTCTTCGCCGCGAACACGTCGTCCAGTCTGGCCCCGTCGGCAAGGCCGAGGGCGTCGTAGAGCCGCGCGCGGAAGTGCGGTTCCAGCGCGCCAATCGCGACCGCGCCGTCCTTCGCCGCATACACGCCATACGCCGGATTGCCGCCGCCCAGCAGGCCGCCGGGCGCGGTGAGCCCGTGTCGCATCGGCGCCGTCAGCGCGCCCAGCGCGTCGAACAAGCCGACCACCCGGCAGCCGCCAGGCCCCTTGTGCATCATGTCGATGACGGCCGCGTGCGCGCGTTCGGCGCCAAACAGGTCCGCGAGCAGCGTCTTCGGCAGGCCGTGCTGGAGCAGGCCTGCCTTGGCCTGATACGTGACATCGTGCCCGGGCGCATCCGGGTGCGCCGTGTCGCCGACGATGTTCAGGTGGCGAAGGAGGGGAAAGCGCCGCGACAATGACGCCACGTCGAGCCCCAGCCGCGCCAACGCGGCCGGCCGCTGACTGGCGATGAACACGTCGGCCGAGCCGAGCAGGTCGGTCAGC contains:
- a CDS encoding TRAP transporter TatT component family protein is translated as MYLVAGASGAALDAPAVQIPADDPDALYKDRENQAGARKATDIWTARLTANPQDFTSAYRLAQARYWLGTNGLPEPQRKGALEAGIAAARAAIAIDANRPEGHFWLAANMGALAESFGLRQGIKYRSQIRNALEKSLKLDPAFLQGSADRAIGRWYFKVPGLFGGSNRKSEEHLRKALTYNPRSVISHIFLADTLADMGRTDEARKEYQAAIDAPPDPDWIPEDRRFKEQAKQILQRLSRRGP
- a CDS encoding TonB-dependent receptor, with translation MAFPVAAQVQTGSILVRVTDEQGAAVPGVAVTLTSPVLVAGTMSGVTDNGGVNRFPSLSPGIYSVKVELQGFRTMIRENVSVQVGATVPLDLSLSVATVAETVTVTGASPVVDTTSANTSVNLSEQLLQGTPGGRDIWSLVEYKVPSLLITRPDVGGTSGGLQGVFNARGTTSAQNSSYLNGINVGDPAAIGAAGFYYDFDAFDDIQVSTGAHDITVPTSGVFLNMVTKSGGEQWRGRVTGAWLGDSTQTQNIDDNLLRYGFRPETNAVDFVSDINVSGGGPLIARKLRMFASFRDWRVHVNVPAAFSTLVLDKTDITSGLVNFNYQLNDKNRLTGLYSRQYYKKPNRFLAGSNTLVKDSTSNEDDVFDIYQVLWNSVVTQKFFLDARVGLNKIFFPTYLNGNDQTLLDSATGIRTRNFTAGTERWRDRYQANATGQYYIDELLGGRHELKFGFDHAHSPVENRTSRFDDVDMTYSSATGLAQNVTLYATPFYTKTAVDVTALYAQDSMAYKRLTVTGGVRWERLNGYLPEQGSPASRFFPNLVREFAEKPDVVNWTTAGPRISAAFDVTGTGKTALKAAAGRYYYVIASGGGILDGVNPNANYQEQYSWSDLNGDRHFQPGEQVGTPVISRVDTTTISVDPDYRRPYTDEFTGGIDHELFPALRLSAVLTHRSERDPQATSNPANPYDTFLTTRTDTGRDGRAGTADDSTFQFYNRTSTAVNQTFFTNDRAFRQTYNGLEITATKRMSNRWQMLMGYTYSETRVKGVSVNVNPNALINAEGPVTGQIGDRPHQFKVTGTYVLPFYEIGVAGNLNMQSGAAITRQFTTAQTVGGNSTLNVEPLGSYRLERRTAADLRVFKTARFGDRSFEVSVDFNNVTNTNTPWDARTLSGTINLRQNGDPAGAINTVPQFGSPAQVYAPRNIRFNAALRF
- a CDS encoding aminotransferase class V-fold PLP-dependent enzyme, producing MTSADLLATALRHASRYLAEAPERHVGAQATREQLFRALGGPLPTSPTEPVTVIDQLAANADPGLVATIGPRYFGFVTGGAVPVTVAADWLASTWDQNACLYVLSPAAAVMEDIVAGWVLELLRLPSTASVGFVSGCHMANFTCLAAARHEVLRRAGWNVETQGLQRAPRVRVFVGGEVHVSAVGALRYLGFGSDELESVPVDGQGRMRADALRQQLADVTGPAIVCAQAGNVSTGASDPIAEIVTAAHGRGAWVHVDGAFGLWAAAVPELRAQVDGIATADSWATDAHKWLNVPYDSGLAIVADAAPHRAAMSMKASYLQRGTDEERIGMDWVPESSRRSRVIPLYALFRALGQDGIVALVRRNCALARRMAARLSAAPGVTILNEVVLNQVLVRFAGNGAGADDTTRDVIARIQAEGTCWAGGAFWQGRQAMRIAVSNWSTTEADIDRSADAMLACYRSIVS
- a CDS encoding CoA transferase, whose amino-acid sequence is MKLVTIAQNVPGPVAVARLVAGGATAIKVEAPWGDPLEGFCQSWYDELHAKVAVVRLDLKTDEGMRALTDLLGSADVFIASQRPAALARLGLDVASLSRRFPLLRHLNIVGDTAHPDAPGHDVTYQAKAGLLQHGLPKTLLADLFGAERAHAAVIDMMHKGPGGCRVVGLFDALGALTAPMRHGLTAPGGLLGGGNPAYGVYAAKDGAVAIGALEPHFRARLYDALGLADGARLDDVFAAKTAAEWEHWAAERDIPLTGLRTS